The Setaria italica strain Yugu1 chromosome IX, Setaria_italica_v2.0, whole genome shotgun sequence genome has a window encoding:
- the LOC101773488 gene encoding auxin-responsive protein SAUR32, whose translation MHGKQQQQQQQMVPVAPKGCVTVRVGAEGEEQRRFAVPLGHLKHPLFGALLEEAEREYGFRHQGAIAIPCRVDRFVQVEHLIDQDLHGSCAQHLVDLDSAAAPPHHHHHHHHHHLHLPRFVGCFRA comes from the coding sequence ATGCAcggcaagcagcagcagcagcagcagcagatggtGCCGGTGGCGCCCAAGGGGTGCGTGACGGTGCGGGTGGgcgcggagggggaggagcagcgccgcTTCGCCGTCCCGCTTGGCCACCTCAAGCACCCGCTCTTCGGCGCGCTGCTGGAGGAGGCCGAGCGCGAGTACGGCTTCCGCCACCAGGGCGCCATCGCCATCCCCTGCCGCGTCGACCGCTTCGTCCAGGTCGAGCACCTCATCGACCAGGACCTCCACGGCAGCTGCGCGCAGCACCTCGTCGACCtcgacagcgccgccgccccgccgcaccaccaccaccaccaccaccaccaccacctgcaccTGCCGCGCTTCGTCGGCTGCTTCCGCGCCTGA